The DNA window ACTAATTCTGTTTTGTTCATGATATTCCTCCTGTTTCGTAAATTAGCAATTTTACATACTTTATAGCTTTCTCGTACCTTCCCAGCATTTCCAAGCTGACCGGTTACAACGCTACACCTATTTATATACTGCCTCTCCCGTTTTGTCAAGGTTTTTAGGTATTTTCAGGAAAAACTCCGCAAAAAGTGCTGCCACGGTTTCCAGAGCGCTGTCGCCTGTTCTATTTTTTCAATGTTCTTTCTGGATATCCATACTTTCTGATTCGCCGCGTAATAATTCACCAGTTTCCAGTAGCGCCACGGGTAGGAAAGCCGCAGTTTCAGATTTCGAAATTCCCCATCGGAAAGTGGACGTTTTCGGCTGTACTGTTCCACCATCTGCCTGCCAAGCGCCGGATCCCAGTTGTTTTTTTCCAGGATTTTTCTCATAAAAAGGCACAGATCTTCGGTCTGCGGTTCGTAGTGACAGTGCTCAAAGTTCATAAAACCGGCACCTTCCCGTGAAAAGATAATATTATGCTGGTTACAGTCTCCGTGGCAGACTGCCTGACTGTGTTCTTCCCGAAAATGCTCATAACCGGAGTTTTCGAGTTCCCGTACCATCATTTCCCCTGCTTCCAGAAAAGGCGTAATACTGGCCGCCAGAAGCTCTTCAAAAGGATTTTTCATCTTCTTTTTCTGCACGAATTTTCTGGTCTTCCGAAGTTCCCGGTTGTGTTTGCGGCACTCTTCCAGAAGGTTCGTTCCCGGCATCCCGTCTTCCCTCTCCATCTGCATCACCGTATGTAATTGGGCCATTGCTTCCAGACTTTTTAAAATATCTTCCCGGGATCTGGTGTTACATTCATTTCCCTGAAACCATTCTTTCACCACATAAGGAATCCCGTCTTCCCCGGTCGTGACCACCTGTCCTTCCCGGTTTTCCAGCACCTGATCCACCAGTAAAAATCCGGCTTCCCGGCAGTGTTTCTGCACCTTTCGCTGCTGCTCCATCCTTCCGGGGGAGCCCCAATATTCACGGATGCTCTTCCATCCTTCCTCCGTCTGACAGATCAGCGCACCTCTGCCCCGCAGAACCGTCTCCGCTGTCAGACCATACTGTTCCAACACCCCCAAACCACGATCGTACAATCCTGTTCCCCCTTTACTTCTCGCCGTTCTGTCTATTCTATGTAAAGGCGGGAGGGATTATGTCCATCTGCGTTTTTCCTTCGCTTCAGTTTCTCTGGCGGATATTTTTCTTTTCCCGTCCTGTAATCTTATTCTCCAAAATGAAGATACTTCTCTCTTGTTGCCATTCCACCCCGGATATGGCGCTCCTGCTTGTTGATATCCAGCACACTCCGAACCGCCCGCGCCATGGACGGGTTGATCTGCTGGAGACGGTCGGTACAGTCCTTATGTACCGTAGACTTACTGATCCCGAATTTCTTTGCCGTCTGCCGCACGGTTGCTTTTGTTTCTATGATATAATCCGCAATTTCTACTGCACGCTCCTCGATATAATCCTTCACGCTAAAAACCCCTGCGTACATTATTTTTACAATGTATGCGGGGGGTTTTGGTGGTATGTCTGTGTATGTTGATTCTATAAACTACAGATATCTAACTAAAAAACTTTTTCTGTTCCTCCGGCAAATACTTCGCCAGTTCTTCCACCATTCATCAGCGTCTCGCTTTTTTATTTTTTCAATATCTTTTCCGCGATAATTTCTCATATTTTTAATTATAATTTTATTTTCCGCGATTTTGACAAAATTATACACCTTTTATTGCTGGTGGAGTCCTGTTTCCGTAAATTGTACGAAATCACCCCATTTACCTTTTTCATCTGACTCTAATATAACTTATTTTTATCCGGATGTCGAAAGAAAATGTTCTTTACAACCATGCCTTCTCCCCTATATATTTATAATAGTTATTTTAATTTTACACAGAAAACTAAAAGGAGTATTTACTATGTCTGATCAATTCAACATATCTTCCATTCCTAGCTTCTCTATCTCCCAAATAGAACCCAGCGATCTCCCCACGGTACTTGACTGTATGACTGAAGTCTACCGGGAGCTTCCTGAAAAAAGCTGGTTCAGTATGGATGAACGGGAAGATCTGATTCGTTATATGACAGTCTCCGGGTTTGGGTTGAAAGCGGAGGCAGTTGCTGCGGATGGCAGAAAGGAACTGGCGGCGGTTTTTGTGGCACGAACTTCCGATCTCGGTGATGAAAACCTGGGGAGTTATCTGGAACTGGATGATACGCAGCTTTCCCTGGTGGCACATATGGAGATTGCCATGGTGCGCAGTGCATATCGTGGCAATGGGTTGCAAAAGAAACTAATGGAAGCCGCAGAAGAGCAGCTTCGTTCTGCCGGTTTTCGCTGGCTGATGGGAACCGCACATCCGGATAATGTGTACAGTGTACATAATTTTGAGCAGCTGGGGTATAAACTTGTTACAAAAGCCCTCAAATACGGTGGGCTTCCGCGGTATATTTTCTGTAAGAAAATCTGACTATTTTTAAACGATTTTCACTAACTTTCTCTTTACTTTCTTACCGTTTGCTGTACAATAATATTATTGAGAATATTTCTCGGTAACATTACTGATAAAGCGGAGGATACGATACTATGAAGAAACTGAAAGTAAAAAAAGGCAGTACCTGTATGGCATGTCTGGCATGTGTCAGAGCCTGTTCCGAGTCTTTCTATAAAGAATTCGACCCGGACAAATCCTGCATCCAGATCGTAGAGAAAAAATCTGTTCGTCCAATGGCCTGCCCACAGTGCGGCAAATGTGCGGAAGCCTGTCCGGAAGGTGCAATCACACAGAATCCAAAGGGTGTTTATATGATCAATAAGAAAAAATGTACCGGCTGTGGCAAATGTGCAGAAGCCTGTCCATTTGGTCTGATCGTAAAAACAGAGGGCAACCCGGCATCCAAATGTATTGCCTGCGGCATCTGTGCAAAAGCATGTCCGATGGATGTACTGGAAGTTGTTGATGAGTAATTTTCTGTAAACACGGATTTTAGTCCGTTATTTATGTAAATCAAAAGTAACTATTCAGTAGCCACTGTCCCGCGAGGTGTTTTGACATGAATATGTCAAAATCCCGAGACATACAAGCCAAAATGCCATCACCGAAGGTGATTTTTTATGCATTTTGGCTCGTAACTGTGAAGGTACTGAACAGTTACAATCAAAAACAGATTCGACTCAAACCGGATACTTTCTGAGAAATATCCAATTTGAATCGAATCTGTTTTTTGTAACTATACACTTCTTACTTCTCCAAAGCCTCTGTCCGCTACAAAAATACCTGCTTTAGATTTATCCCGGAATCGCCATATCCGGCCAGCTTAAGATCAGTTCGCTGATCTCTTTTTCGTAATCTCCGGTAATATCCTCACTTTTTCCGGCATGATATACATTTGTCTCCACGCCCCAGATGTCACCATCCACAAATTCCCAGATATGATACCGCAGTCCACGGAACTGAAAATCAAGACTTCCGCAATTGTCCTCTTCTGTATAGGTAAATATAATATTCTTTGTTTTCAGCGCTTCCTGTATTTTTTTCAAACGCATGTTATTCCTCCGTTTTTCCAAGATCCGGATGCGGTTTTACGGTCGCCCAGATCCCTTTTTTTCTTTTCCATACTACTGCAAAGCAGATCAGATGAACACTCAGTGTGATGATCCAGGTAATCGGATACGACAGGTACAGGACAAACAGTGAATGTTTCCATACAAAGACAGTAAAGATCCACACGATTCGCAGTCCACAGGCACCTGCAAGAGATACCAGCATCGGCATGATGGAATATCCCATACCTCGCAGAATACCTACCGCCACGTCCATCATTCCGCAGAGAAAATAAATCTGGCAGATAACCTTCATACGATCCAGACCATATGCGATCACTTCCGGATCGGACGAATAGATGCCAAGCAAGGTGCCTCCGCAACGATATGCCAGTGTACCAAGCGCAAGTCCGACAGTAAATACAATTGCCATACAGTATATGGAAATTTTGGGAATCCGCTTCTGCTGA is part of the Blautia faecicola genome and encodes:
- a CDS encoding phosphotransferase, with protein sequence MYDRGLGVLEQYGLTAETVLRGRGALICQTEEGWKSIREYWGSPGRMEQQRKVQKHCREAGFLLVDQVLENREGQVVTTGEDGIPYVVKEWFQGNECNTRSREDILKSLEAMAQLHTVMQMEREDGMPGTNLLEECRKHNRELRKTRKFVQKKKMKNPFEELLAASITPFLEAGEMMVRELENSGYEHFREEHSQAVCHGDCNQHNIIFSREGAGFMNFEHCHYEPQTEDLCLFMRKILEKNNWDPALGRQMVEQYSRKRPLSDGEFRNLKLRLSYPWRYWKLVNYYAANQKVWISRKNIEKIEQATALWKPWQHFLRSFS
- the spoIIID gene encoding sporulation transcriptional regulator SpoIIID; the protein is MKDYIEERAVEIADYIIETKATVRQTAKKFGISKSTVHKDCTDRLQQINPSMARAVRSVLDINKQERHIRGGMATREKYLHFGE
- a CDS encoding GNAT family N-acetyltransferase; amino-acid sequence: MTEVYRELPEKSWFSMDEREDLIRYMTVSGFGLKAEAVAADGRKELAAVFVARTSDLGDENLGSYLELDDTQLSLVAHMEIAMVRSAYRGNGLQKKLMEAAEEQLRSAGFRWLMGTAHPDNVYSVHNFEQLGYKLVTKALKYGGLPRYIFCKKI
- a CDS encoding 4Fe-4S binding protein, translating into MKKLKVKKGSTCMACLACVRACSESFYKEFDPDKSCIQIVEKKSVRPMACPQCGKCAEACPEGAITQNPKGVYMINKKKCTGCGKCAEACPFGLIVKTEGNPASKCIACGICAKACPMDVLEVVDE